In the Nicotiana tabacum cultivar K326 chromosome 16, ASM71507v2, whole genome shotgun sequence genome, one interval contains:
- the LOC107813766 gene encoding homeobox-leucine zipper protein ATHB-5-like: MKRFSFSDSSGKLLYPSEEKNTKNLAYSTDFQAMLDGLEDEDGIEENGCVTGKKRRLKVDQVQALEKIFEVDNKLDPERKVKIAQELGLQPRQVAIWFQNRRARWKTKQLERDYNILKANYEALQLNYTKVEQEKEGLINELKGLKEKIGEENSTAFQSPQEILELNPRNYEVNNKLYSDFVDSKDGSSDSDSSGVMNEENYNNTLNYQPLMPKVSSYNALDHLSLSSSTYTQLLDPRASSTSSMRGYNQQQQIGRMEEQNGFTTEDSCNIYSVDQAPNLYWYLSDHRN, encoded by the exons AGAAAAATACAAAGAATTTGGCGTATAGCACAGATTTTCAGGCAATGTTGGACGGATTGGAAGATGAAGATGGAATAGAAGAGAATGGATGTGTAACAGGGAAAAAAAGGAGGCTAAAAGTGGATCAAGTTCAAGCACtggaaaaaatatttgaagttgatAACAAGCTTGATCCTGAAAGGAAAGTGAAAATAGCACAAGAATTAGGGCTGCAACCAAGACAAGTAGCAATTTGGTTCCAAAATCGCCGTGCCCGTTGGAAAACTAAACAATTAGAAAGAGATTATAATATTCTCAAAGCCAATTATGAAGCTCTTCAGCTTAATTATACCAAAGTTGAACAAGAGAAAGAAGGCTTGATTAATGAG CTAAAAGGACTAAAAGAGAAGATTGGAGAAGAAAATTCAACTGCATTTCAAAGTCCACAAGAAATTCTTGAATTAAATCCCAGAAACTATGAAGTCAACAACAAGTTGTATTCAGATTTTGTGGATTCAAAAGATGGTTCATCAGATAGTGATTCAAGTGGAGTAATGAATGAAGAAAATTACAACAATACCCTCAATTATCAGCCATTAATGCCTAAAGTGTCATCTTATAATGCTTTGGATCACTTGTCATTATCTTCTTCAACTTACACTCAGttattggatccaagggcaagtTCTACATCATCAATGAGAGGTTATAATCAGCAGCAGCAAATTGGGAGAATGGAGGAGCAAAATGGTTTTACAACAGAGGATTCTTGTAATATTTACTCTGTTGATCAAGCACCAAACCTTTATTGGTACCTTAGTGACCACAGAAATTAG
- the LOC142170195 gene encoding putative mitochondrial protein AtMg00860 encodes MVISRAPQSPMKDPTAVAWNYNRILVTFKGKEVMGEVKEMNQSGKYDLKLNPAKRAFGVPSGKLMRFIASQRGIELDPIKIKSIRDLPPLKTKKEVTSPLGRLNYIRRFIAQLTTTCEPMFKLLKKDMEIKWTEECLEAFDKIKEYLLNPPVLVPPELEDLCSYI; translated from the exons ATGGTTATCAGTCGCGCACCACAGAGTCCTATGAAAGATCCCACTGCAGTCGCCTGGAACTACAATAGAATCTTGGTTACATTCAAAGGAAAAGAGGTTATGGGAGAAGTGAAGGAGATGAATCAGTCTGGGAA GTATGATTTGAAATTGAACCCAGCTAAACGtgcattcggagttccatctggaaagctcaTGAGGTTTATAGCCAGTCAGAGgggtatcgaattagatccaataaagataaagtctattcgggatttgccacCTCTAAAGACCAAGAAAGAGGTCACGAGTCCGctagggagattgaattacatcagaagaTTCATCGCTCAGCTTACTACCACTTGTGAGCCCATGTTCAAGCTATTGAAGAAAGATATGGAAATAAAATGGACAGAGGAATGCCTagaagcttttgataaaatcaaagaataccTGTTAAATCCGCCAGTGTTGGTTCCGCCCGAGCTAGAAGACCTTTGTTCTTATATCTAA